In Xylocopa sonorina isolate GNS202 chromosome 4, iyXylSono1_principal, whole genome shotgun sequence, the sequence AAACTAAAAATGTGGTACGTGACGGAGAATCAACCATTGGTATTAGACCAAGACCTCTGATTTGCAAGCCAGAGAATGTAAatatagaatgtaaatccgagccTATAGAAACTAAATGGCACTGGGCTCCAGGAGCATGGCAAGATGCAACAAGGACTAGTGCTTTTCAACCATATAAGgtataaaaaagaatgtaatcttTTTATTCGTTATTTGAGGCATCTGAATAGGAGGCATATTATAGGCATTTCTTCAGCCAAACAACTTTTCCAGCCTCCTACTTTGCTTACTAATTTACAAAGGGGTAATACGCAAACAGAAATACCTCAACTTTATGGAGGCAGTGATATTACATTTCACACATTAGCTGGTCAAGGTGAACTCACGCCTGAACATATACATCCAAGTATGTTATCTAAGAAAACAAGCAAGCAAGAATATGTACTTATTTGTTACTAAATTATTATAAGAGTCATTATAAAGATACTGTAGATACACCTGATGAAAAAGGCTTAACGGGTCTTATGTGGGCTGCTGGATATGGACAATTAGGTAGTGCAAGACAACTACTTAAAGCTGGTGCCAATAAAAATTATCGTGGTCTTAATGGAGAGACTCCTCTGCACTTGGCTGCTGCTTATGGACATCATGATCTTGTTAAATTATTGTTAAATCATGGTGCGGATTCTAATGTAAGCGATGAGGTACAGTAGAATGTTCTTTATCTGAACTAATCTTTTCACAATACCTGTCACCAAGCAAATTGTCACCAAGCTGAACCTTACATAATTGAGTTGTGGCTTAACATTCAATGTTTTAATTGTTTCGTTtctgaattatttttaattctcAATAGTTTATGATGAATGGTATTCTACAATGTACATGTCATTAGATTTCTTATTAAACAGAATCTTTGAAATATTCATTTCTTTCAATGTTAAAGGAAGGAAATACACCTTTGATATATGGAGCACATGGTGATCATCCACATGTATGCTACGAATTATTATCTAGAGGTGCTGATATTACACGCCGAAATATGTACAATATAAGTGCTTATCAAGCAGCAGTATTAAATAATTCATCAACTGGTAAGCAAAAACCATGTAATAAATATTCCTAGaacattatattaaatatttaaaaaaaagactGATTCAATTATTTTTCAGCAAAAGCAGTTATTGAAAATTACTTGATACAGCAAGTGGTAAATATACCACCAGATATATTGTAATAAAGCATACAATAAACACCATAAAAGCTACAGTAAATATTTATAATCATAAAAATTGTACAAATTATATAAGCAACATTTATGTATACTTATATTTTAACAAAtactttttattttaaattttttataattatttatagtAGATATGTGTTAAAAAATGTATTATATCAGTgaaattaaatttatattttcagTTTTATGAACAAACATTTTACAAAGAATTTGTTGATtaatttatacatattttattaAAGTAGGTTAAATGGTAAATAAATTCTTCCTTATTAAAATGAATGTCCACATAAAATGCttttaaaattattaatataACGTTTCCtatatatgtatacaaatatTTATAGTAACCTTATATTAAATTTCTTCTCATTTTGGTTCTACAAAAAAATGTATCACTTCTTGTtactatataatgttaatttgcTAACAACTTGCTGCGATAGAAAATACTTTTCACTTTTGAAGACAAAACAATATGAAATAATGTTTTTACATTTTTAAGAATGAGAAATGTTAAATGCTTTTAAGAATACTATTAAAACGGAAATAATAAAAACTAAGTGAATGCAGTTATAAGAGCAAATATTGTTTCATTCAAAATCTAAATAATAGTAGATTATGTATCATTTCTTTGTAGCAATAATAATgtttgtatatatgtatatatctatgTGTATGTATgtttgtttatatatatatgtacatactatagaaaaaaatatttctattttgTATGTAATGATGTCATTTTCTATTTTAAAAAGGTTTTCTAATTGTACAAAAATGATAAAGATATAgtttaaaaaaatttaaataaaacgaatgtaatatgattcttgTATATTGGCAATAAGTGTAATTCATAGAACTTTCAGTAGTCTTTCTTtactaattataaaatatctgtaTACAATTTCCTTTA encodes:
- the LOC143423131 gene encoding uncharacterized protein LOC143423131 isoform X1, producing MDNQIHSELIVKEEEEEEKEQKCDTPATETKNVVRDGESTIGIRPRPLICKPENVNIECKSEPIETKWHWAPGAWQDATRTSAFQPYKPPTLLTNLQRGNTQTEIPQLYGGSDITFHTLAGQGELTPEHIHPNTVDTPDEKGLTGLMWAAGYGQLGSARQLLKAGANKNYRGLNGETPLHLAAAYGHHDLVKLLLNHGADSNVSDEEGNTPLIYGAHGDHPHVCYELLSRGADITRRNMYNISAYQAAVLNNSSTAKAVIENYLIQQVVNIPPDIL
- the LOC143423131 gene encoding transient receptor potential cation channel subfamily A member 1-like isoform X2, whose amino-acid sequence is MDNQIHSELIVKEEEEEEKEQKCDTPATETKNVVRDGESTIGIRPRPLICKPENVNIECKSEPIETKWHWAPGAWQDATRTSAFQPYKPPTLLTNLQRGNTQTEIPQLYGGSDITFHTLAGQGELTPEHIHPNTVDTPDEKGLTGLMWAAGYGQLGSARQLLKAGANKNYRGLNGETPLHLAAAYGHHDLVKLLLNHGADSNEGNTPLIYGAHGDHPHVCYELLSRGADITRRNMYNISAYQAAVLNNSSTAKAVIENYLIQQVVNIPPDIL